From a single bacterium genomic region:
- the tkt gene encoding transketolase, whose amino-acid sequence MTTEAGSIQTVDDKLLRRLANTIRGLAMDGIEKANSGHPGLPMGCADFAALLFLHHLRFDPTHPDWPNRDRFILSGGHGSMLLYSLLHLCGYEDITMDQLKNFRQLHSKTPGHPENFVAKGIDTTTGPLGQGFANGVGMALAADMMAARFPDLVDHRIYAIVTDGDLMEGVAAEAASFAGHHRLGRLVYFYDDNHITIEGDTDLTFSGEDVGKRFEAYGWHVQHVDGHDFEQMHHALTAAEEETDRPSIIVGRTRIGFGAPNKVGTAGIHGSPLGAEELKLAKENLGLPVDKDFYVPDGDYEIWSNRAKEGADGYAKWEAIVNGAPAERRDAFNAMFEQKVPDLKALRPTFEAGKGVASRKSAGAALNAYAPAVPWLVGGSADLAPSTNTLIKGSDSIGPGKFSGRNLHFGIREHAMGSIMNGMSLYGSFKPYGATFMVFSDYMRPAVRLASLMSLPAVFVFTHDSIFLGEDGPTHQPIEHLAALRCIPNLTVIRPGDAHEAAVAWEVAIEEKDGPIALALTRQGIPTLDRGEGKLAAADGLTKGAYVIRKENGPKPEVILIATGSELSLAIAAAEKLEAEGKSVRVVSMPSQELFRRQSDDYREEVLPSSVRKRVVVEAGIRQGWEEFATDCGAYVVIEDRFGASAPAKDLAEYFGFTVENVVAKAKALLS is encoded by the coding sequence ATGACGACAGAAGCTGGCAGTATCCAAACTGTGGACGACAAACTCCTTCGCCGTTTGGCCAACACCATTCGTGGCCTTGCGATGGACGGCATCGAGAAGGCAAACAGCGGACATCCGGGCCTTCCGATGGGCTGCGCGGACTTTGCGGCTCTGCTTTTCCTGCATCACCTTCGGTTCGATCCGACGCACCCGGATTGGCCGAATCGCGATCGCTTTATCCTGTCCGGCGGACACGGATCGATGCTCCTCTACTCGTTGCTGCACCTCTGCGGCTACGAAGATATCACAATGGACCAACTGAAGAATTTCCGTCAGTTGCATTCCAAGACCCCCGGACACCCCGAGAATTTCGTCGCGAAGGGTATCGACACAACGACCGGCCCACTGGGCCAAGGCTTCGCCAATGGCGTCGGTATGGCGCTGGCCGCGGACATGATGGCCGCGCGCTTCCCGGATCTCGTCGATCATCGCATCTATGCAATCGTGACCGATGGCGACTTGATGGAAGGCGTCGCCGCGGAGGCCGCTTCCTTCGCTGGGCACCATCGTCTCGGCCGCCTGGTTTACTTCTACGACGACAACCACATCACGATCGAAGGCGACACGGATTTGACCTTTAGCGGCGAGGATGTGGGCAAGCGTTTCGAGGCCTACGGCTGGCACGTCCAACACGTCGACGGTCATGACTTTGAGCAGATGCACCATGCGCTGACGGCTGCAGAAGAAGAGACGGATCGCCCGTCGATTATCGTCGGCCGCACGAGGATCGGCTTTGGCGCACCGAACAAGGTCGGAACGGCGGGCATCCATGGATCGCCGCTGGGTGCCGAAGAGCTAAAGCTGGCGAAGGAGAACCTCGGCCTTCCCGTCGATAAGGATTTCTACGTTCCCGACGGTGATTACGAAATCTGGAGCAACCGTGCCAAGGAAGGCGCGGACGGCTACGCCAAGTGGGAAGCGATCGTGAACGGTGCCCCGGCCGAGCGGCGAGACGCCTTCAACGCCATGTTCGAACAGAAGGTGCCGGACCTGAAGGCTCTGCGCCCGACGTTTGAGGCGGGCAAAGGCGTGGCTTCGCGCAAGAGTGCCGGCGCCGCGCTGAACGCGTACGCCCCCGCGGTGCCATGGCTCGTCGGCGGGTCGGCAGACCTTGCGCCGTCGACGAACACTCTGATCAAGGGCTCGGACAGCATCGGCCCTGGCAAGTTCAGCGGCCGCAATTTGCACTTCGGCATCCGCGAGCACGCGATGGGCTCGATCATGAACGGCATGAGCCTTTACGGCTCGTTCAAGCCCTACGGTGCGACGTTCATGGTCTTCAGCGACTACATGCGCCCGGCAGTGCGTCTGGCATCCCTGATGAGCCTGCCGGCAGTGTTTGTCTTCACGCACGACTCGATTTTCCTCGGTGAAGACGGCCCAACGCACCAGCCCATCGAACACCTGGCCGCGCTTCGCTGCATTCCGAACCTGACCGTCATCCGGCCGGGCGATGCGCATGAAGCTGCCGTGGCATGGGAAGTGGCCATTGAAGAGAAGGATGGCCCGATCGCACTGGCACTCACCCGCCAGGGCATTCCGACGCTCGATCGCGGCGAAGGCAAACTGGCCGCCGCAGATGGGTTGACGAAGGGCGCGTACGTGATCCGGAAGGAAAACGGCCCGAAGCCCGAAGTCATTCTGATCGCGACTGGCTCCGAGCTCAGCCTTGCGATCGCCGCAGCGGAGAAGTTGGAGGCGGAAGGCAAGAGCGTGCGTGTTGTCAGCATGCCGAGCCAGGAGTTATTCCGTCGCCAATCGGACGACTATCGCGAAGAGGTTCTCCCGAGTAGCGTTCGCAAGCGCGTCGTCGTTGAAGCCGGAATCCGCCAGGGCTGGGAAGAGTTCGCGACCGATTGCGGCGCGTACGTCGTCATCGAGGATCGCTTCGGCGCATCCGCCCCGGCCAAGGATCTGGCCGAGTACTTCGGCTTCACGGTCGAGAACGTCGTCGCCAAGGCGAAGGCGCTATTGAGCTGA